The nucleotide sequence TTCTGGGAATGTGCCCGGGCCCTCACGACCCGGACAGGAATGTCTCGATAGCCGCGCGACCCGCGGGGCGGGCGGCGGCGAGGCCGATATGCTCGGCCTCGTCCTCCAGATGGGCGCGCAGGCTTGCGCTGCGCCCGGCGCGCACCAGCCGCCGGGTCTGCGCCATCGCCCAAGGGTCGCCGCCGGCCAGCGCGGCAGCAACGCGGGCTGTCTCGTCTTCCAGCGCCTCACCCGCCATGACACGGGTCACCAGCCCGGCCTCCGCCGCCTCATGCGCCGTCAGTTTCTGCCCGGTTAGCAGCAGCTCCATCGCCCGCCGCTCGCCCATCAGCCGGGGCAGCAGCCAGCTCGACCCGCCATCCGGAGTCAGGTTCATCGCCGCATAGGCCGGCACGAATTTCGCCCGCTCGGCGGCAAGCACGATGTCGCCCGAGACGGCCAGCACCAGCCCCGCTCCCGCTGCCGTGCCCTGCACCGAGGTGACCAGCGGCTTCTCCATCTCGTCGATCAGGACCATGCTGCGGTGAAGCTCCCGCGCGATGGCGCCGACCCGGTCGCGCATCTCCTCGGGCTCGGTCCCGAAATCCGAAAGATCCCCGCCGCCGCAAAAGAGCTTGCCCGCGGCGCCAAGCACGATGACACGCACAGCCTCG is from Salipiger abyssi and encodes:
- a CDS encoding enoyl-CoA hydratase/isomerase family protein, with amino-acid sequence MSAVETRIAEGVAWLTLNRPEAGNAIDMALAEGLFAALSAASEDEAVRVIVLGAAGKLFCGGGDLSDFGTEPEEMRDRVGAIARELHRSMVLIDEMEKPLVTSVQGTAAGAGLVLAVSGDIVLAAERAKFVPAYAAMNLTPDGGSSWLLPRLMGERRAMELLLTGQKLTAHEAAEAGLVTRVMAGEALEDETARVAAALAGGDPWAMAQTRRLVRAGRSASLRAHLEDEAEHIGLAAARPAGRAAIETFLSGS